The Paraburkholderia dioscoreae DNA window ATCCAAGCCAACGTGATTCATTCGGCGTTTCGAGCGGGCGTTCAGCGGCTGTTGTTTCTCGGCTCTTCCTGTATTTATCCGCGTGAAGCCGGGCAACCCATCAAGGAAGAATACCTGCTGGATGGTCCGTTGGAACGCACTAATGAACCTTACGCAATTGCAAAGATTGCGGGTATCAAGCTTTGCGAGGCGTTCAACAGGCAGTTCGGCACACGGTACATCTCGCTGATGCCAACGAATCTCTATGGACCGAACGACAACTACGACCTGAAAACGAGCCACGTGCTGCCGGCGCTGCTGCGTAAGGCCCATGAAGCGAAAGTGAACGGTGCGAGCAATCTCGCGGTATGGGGAACCGGTCGCGCACGCCGGGAGTTTCTGCACGTTGACGATATGGCCGATGCAGCGGTATTCATGCTAGAGCGTGGAATCGAGGGCGGTTGGTACAACGTAGGCTGTGGCACGGATGTCACGATTGAGGAACTCGCCCGTGCGGCGATGCACGCGGTTGGCTTTGACGGCGGCATCGAGTTCGACATAAGCAAGCCTGACGGTACGCCGCAAAAGCTACTTGACGTGAGCAAGCTGGCCGAGCTTGGCTGGTGCGCAAAGATCGGTTTGCAGGAAGGACTTGCCGCGACATACGAAGACTTCTTGCTATGTCACGAAACGCAAGTTCTGGAACGGGCCTAGGCGTGTCCGCTACTCAATGAAACTGATGCGATTCGATGAAAGCAGCGTGACGTGGGTCTTTGCGCAGCAGGGTGTGTCGCGCCTGCTGGTGGCGTTCAAGTTCTTCCTGCTGGCGCGCTTGCTGGGACCCCATTCGATCGGCCTGATCGCAGCGTGCCTGATGGCCTTGTCGATAGCTGAGTCGTTGACCGAGATGGGAATGAGCCATGCGTTGATCCAGCGGCGGGAGCTACTGGATCAACGCGGCCTTGACGCACTGTGGACGGCAACCGCACTGCGAGGCTTTTTTCTGAGCGTTGTGCTGTTTGCTTCATCCGGTCTGATTGGACGGTTGATGAATATCCCGGAGGGCACCACCGTTTTGCAGATGGTCGCACTGGTGCCATTCGCCAGGTGCATAGCCAGCGTGCGTGTCGTCATCGCGCAGCGGGACCGGCGGTTCCGTACGGTCGCTTTGTTGACGAGTAGCTTTGTGATGGCCGATTTCGTTATGTCCGCCGTCGCCGCGCTGGCTTATCGCGAGGTGGTGTGGGTTCTCGCGGCCTTGCCGTTATCGGAGTTTCTGAAGGCTATCGCCTCACACATTGTGTTCAAGTCCAGACCTCGATTGAATTTTGACGCCAAGCCGCTGGGCGAGGTGATGGAATTCGGCCGCTGGGTTTGGGCGAGCAGCTTGCTCACCATCATTGTGAATCAGTTGGACCGGATTATTACGGTCAAGACATTTGGCGTACAGGTTCTGGGGTTGTACCAGACAGCAAGCCGTCTCGCACAATTTGGTGTGGCTGATTTCGGCATCGCGATGAGTCAGTACCTTTTCCCGAACTTTTCCGAGTTAGCGCGTCAGGACAAAAGCCGCGCGGCGCACTACGCATTGGCACTGTTTAGTCAGTTGGGAACGATCGCGCTCGTGGTCGCAACATTTCTCTGCGTGGCCGCGCGCGACATTATCCATCTGACTCTGGGGGGGCAATGGAGCGGCGCGGTCCCGTTTTTCCGTATTTTTGTTTATCTGATGGCGGCCGGTGTTCTGGTCGGCTTGCTGACTTCCTATTTGCGCGGTACAGGAAGGCCGAGCCGGGTCACTCGCGGAACGCTCGTGCAGTTGGTGTGCCTGTTGGTTTCGTCGGCGATTCTGGTGCCTTGGCTCGGGGCAATTGGTGTTGCATTTGCCGCGACGATCTCGGTTTTCGCCTGCACCGCGTTGATGCTCTGGGACGTTCTTGCGGATGACCGAGACCAGATCCGGGAGCTATTGCCGCTCGTTACGGAGGGGATGCCGGTGGCTGTCCTGATCGTGGTTCTGGACCGGGTGCTCGCGACGCTTCCGTATCATGCGGTGGGACTTGCGCTCGTTTGCGCGATTGCATTGGTGCTGCCATTTCAGCGGCTGCGTGCTGGAATTTTACTGTCCGTCTAGAGAGAGATTGTTATGCGCATCATGCACGTGGTGTTGACGCCGCGGCATTCCGGAGCCGAAATGCTTGCTGCTACGTTGGCGGAAGTACACACGGCCGCGAAAGTCGGTGCAACCGGCGTCATCGGGATCAACCCGTGCGAGGAGCCCTTTGAGCAGGTCTGGTCCAAACTGGAAGCAGTGGGCGTCTGGTGCGCAGCACCTGAACGATTGCTCGGGCGTGTGGGACGGCTTCGCTTCATTCGCGCTGCACTACGCGATTTTTGTCCTGACGTCGTTGTCGCGCACTCGGTTATCCCGGCGGCATACGCTCGCCTTGCGACGAAACTGACCGCGTCGGCCATTCCGGTCATCACTGTCATGCACGCAGCTACCAATGACGACTACGCGGGCGGTCTTCTCCGACTGAGTGAACGCATTCTTAAGCAGGATGCCGCGGCCGTGGTCACCGTCACCGAGACCGCTGCATACAATTATCGCTTGCGATGTGGTTCGCCGAGCCGGTTGTTGACAATCCCGAACGGCACGCAGCTCGATCGTTTCGCTTTCGATGCCGAGACGAGGCGACGGTTGCGGGCCGAATTCAAGGTCGACGACAATGTGTCCGTGGTGCTTCAGGTGGGGCGTCTGTCGTCGGTGAAGAACCAGGCCGCTAGCATACTGGCGTTGAAGGATATGCTTCACGCTGGTCGGACAGCCGAACTATGGCTGGCTGGATTGACCGAAGATCCCGCTTACGGCGACATGCTGAAACGATGGGTAGAGCAACACCATTTGACGGACAAGGTGCGGTTTCTGGGCAGCCGCGCGGACGTTCCAGCGTTGCTTTGCGCAGCGGATGTGTACGTCATGCCTTCCGAGCGCGAGGCCCACAGTGTCGCGATGATCGAGGCGCTCGCGAGCGGCGTGCCCATTGTCGCGTCGACCCTTCCCGTATTTGAGTTTGCTGCACGTTTCTCCGGCGTCGTGACAGTCGATCCGGCAAATCACAAAGATTATGCGGCGTCAATCACCTCGTTGCTCACGCAAGCGCGGAATCGCCACTCGCGTGATTTGAGTGCCTATTCGATTGTGCATGTGGCTCAACGTTATGCCACGTTATTTGGTGAGGTCATATTGCGTCCGCGATTGAGCGCCGGCCCGGCTCGGCCCGGGAGGGTGTGACATGGCGCGGTTGCTGCTGGTCGAACCCGAGGCAACGGGGCACCGTATGGTGCTGTATGTCCGCCTGATAGCTCAAGAGGCGCTGCGGCGGGGATGGAAAGTTACGCTAACGACGACGGAGTCAGCACTTGCGCATTCTGCGACACAAGCCGTGATGTCGGCGTCGGCATCGGGGCTGGGCGTTATAAAAATGCCGGAAATTCCGCGGGAAAACCGATATGGAAAGCTGAAATTATTGCGTGGTCAGCACGCTTACCTGCGGGCTTTTGAGCAGGCCTATCAAACGTATAGCAAGACGAATGCAGTTGATTTTGTGTACGTCCCTTACTTCAATTATATCGACAAGATTGTCGGATTGCGCGGGTCGCCGTTTGGGGCGACACCGTTCGGTGGCATGATTCTCGCCGCGAAGTTTCATCATCATGCATGCGGTATAGCCGGATCGCGCGACAAGATGGATGTTGTCAATCGAATGTTGTTCCGGAGATTGCTGAGCGTTCGGGCGATGGCGGTCGCGACGACGATAGATGAGCCGTTGCAGAAATACGTGGCACAGAACATGCCGGCATTGGCGCCGAGGCTCAGATATGTGCCGGACGTGTCGTTCATCGGCAAACCTGCACAAAGGCAGGCTGCCCGGCAGGCTTTGGGGCTGGAAGATGACCACTTTGTGATCGCCTCCTACGGGTCGCTCAGCCCCCGCAAAGGCCTCGCCCGGCTGCTGAGTATGTTTTCCGCGGTGGACATCCCCGCGCACTTCAGGCTTGTGCTTGCCGGTGCACAAGATGCTGAAGCCGCGCGTCTTATCCAGACTTTCAAGTCGGAAATTGGGGCGCGCTGGTCGCAGGTGGTGGAACTGAACAGATTCTGTACGGAGCAGGAAGAGGGCTGGGCATTCGCCGCAGCCGACGCAATGTGGCTATGCTACGAGAACTTTAGTGGCATGAGTGGCGTATTGATTCAGTCGGCCCAAGCCGGTGTGCCGGTGATCACCTCGAATTACGGCCTCATCGAACACAATCGACAAAAACATTCGCTTGGCCTTCGGTGGGATGACTTTCTTCTCGCACCGCCGCCGGCGCCGCGCTTTGATTGGGCAAAACTGGAAGCGATGGTGCATTCAATCAAGGGATCGTCTTCGCTGGGCCAATTTGCACTTCAGCACAGTCCAAAAAATTTCGGATGCAATGTAATGGATGCCATCGAGCACGTTCATCAAGTACGGGACACTCATGACTATCGTTAACTTGACACGCGTAAAGCACGGCACACGCGGTGGGTCATCACCTGCCATGCTTCAATCGGGCGAGAGCGGTGGCTCGAACAAGCGCCCCCGGGTCGCTATCGTGTACCACTTTTTCCCCCACTACCGTAAGGGTATTCTCGATGCGATCGGCCGGGACGACTTTAACCTGACGTTTTTCGGCGACCCAGTGGTGTGCTATCAGGGTATCCCGTCATTGCGTTTCGACGCCAATACGGATTTCAGACCCGCAGCGGTCAAGGTCGTCAATAACATCTCGTTTCAGTGGGCCGCGGTACGCGCCGCGCTATCGAGAGAGTTCGACGTGTTGGTGCTGCTTGCCAATCCGAATTTCCTGACTACCTGGCTGGCCGCAGCAATCGGACGTATGACCGGCAAGCGTGTACTTTTTTGGGGGCATGGCTTTCTCTCGGCGGACCGATCCTTGAAGAACCACATCAGGCGTGTGTTCTTTTCGCTCGGGCATGCGCAGTATCTGTATGGCTACCGGGCAAAATGCATTGCGGAGAATTTTGGATTTCGTTCCAGGAACCTCTACGTGGGGTTCAACAGTCTGGATTATCAGTCACAGTTGCGTACCCGCCGCGCATTACTGGAACGTCCGGAGAAGGGTCGGCAGCCCTCGGAAATCCGCATTCTCGGCGTTTCCAGACTGACGGACAAATGCGAATACGACGTTTTGATGCGTGCGGTGTCGCTGGCGCTAGAAACGTCGGAACTGCAATTCAAGCTGACGTTGATCGGGGGAGGCCCGGCTGAGAGTGGGCTTAGAGCGCTTGCTGCGCAGTTGAAGCTGGACATCGATTTCGTCGGCGAGTTGTATGACGAAGAGGCCGTAGCCGCTTATATATTCTATGCCGACGTTGTGGTCTCGCCTGGAAAAGTTGGCTTGACCGCCATGCATGCGCTCATGTTCGGGACACCGGTTATCAGCCACTCGGACATGGATCGCCAAATGCCCGAGGCGGAGGCAGTCGCACCCGGATTCTCAGGCATGTTGTTTCAACACGGCGACGTAGCCGAGTTATCGCAGTGCCTGATTTCAATTCCTAACGTATTCTGCGACCGGCGCCAGACTCGGAAGAACTGCTTCAGGGTTGTCGACGAAATATACAACCCACATAGGCAATGTGAAGTGCTTTCGGATGCAATTCGCGGAAAAGCGGCCGGCCCCGGCAATGACATGCAGGTCCTCTATGGAGATGGGTATGAAGGCCGATCTTAGGGCCGCCATGCGTAGCGCCAGAAGACTGTTCTGGCGGAAAATGCTCAGGCTCAACGACGTTCACTCCACGGTGCTATTCGGCGGATATGGCGATATCAGCCGGGATTTCCATGCAGGCGAATATGTTTACGTAGGGCCTGGCTGCCGGATCAACCCAGGGGTTCGTGTAGGTAGTTATTCGATGTTGGGGCCTAACGTGCAGATTGTGGGCAACGACCATATCTTCGATCTTCCTGGCGTTCCGATCATTTTCAGCGGCAGACCTCCCTTTCGCCCGACGCATATCGGCAAGGATGTCTGGATTGGCGCCGGTGCGACCATTCTTTGTGGAATCACCATTGGCGATGGTGCGGTTGTCGCATCCGGCGCGGTTGTTACTCGAGATATCGAACCGTTCACCGTGGTGGGTGGCGTCCCGGCTCGTCTGATCAAGCGTCGCTTTGCAATTTCGAGGGATGAGTCGATACACAAAAAAATGCTCGAAGCACCCGTTGCCGGCGGGAGTTATTGTGCACCCGTTGCAGTTCAGCAAGAGGCCTGAACGATGATACTGCAACGTGTGGACTCCAAGGTTGCTCCTTCCTTCTCGCTGAAAAATCGCCTGGCACGCGTACTGTGGGGCGTCGCCTACGTGCTGCTTTTTCTGCCTACGCCGCGGCCTTGTCATGCTTGGCGGCGAGTTGTTTTGAGAGCCTTCGGTGCGCAAGTCGGCACGGGCGCACACATTTATCCGAGGGTCAGGATCTGGGCGCCCTGGAACCTTTCGGTTGGGGCACTGGCCGGCGTTGCAAATGGTGTCACGCTCTACTCGATGGAAAGGATTGTTTTGGGGGAACGCTGCGTGATTTCTCAGGGTGCACATCTGTGCACCGGCAGTCACGATTTCAATGACCCTATGTTTCAACTCACGGCGGAGCCGATTTCCATCGGGCGCGACGCGTGGATTTGCGCTGAGGCGTTTGTGTGTCCGGGCGTGGCGGTTGCCGACGGTGTGGTGGTGGGTGCGCGGTCGGTGGTCACCCGTAGTCTTCGCGAGAGCTGGACGGTATACGCAGGCATGCCTGCGAAAAAGATCGCCACTCGAACTCGATCTGGAGAAATGCAATGAGCGGTGTCTCGGTTCTCATTCTGACAAAGAACGAAGAAAAGGATCTTCCAGGCTGCCTGGAGAGTGTCATTGAATGGTGCGATGACATTCACGTATACGATTCTCACAGCACCGATCGTACGGTTGAGCTTGCCAAGCTGCTGGGTGCGCAGATTACATCGAGAGAGTTTGATAACTGGGCCAGTCACCAGAATTGGGGCTTGGCCAACATCAAATTCAAGCACGACTGGGTGCTTTATGTCGACGCAGACGAACGTGTAACTGAGGATCTGGCCCGAGCGGTCCGCGAGTTGGTGTCGAGCGCTACCGATTGCGTTGCCTTCGAGGTACAGCGTCGCGATTTCTTTAGCGAGCGCTGGCTAAAACACGTTCAGGTGTCGCCTTACTATGTTCGCCTGTTCAAGCCGGCCTACATTCGGTACGAGCGAATGGTGAATCCTGTCACCGTGGTCAATGGCAAGACGGGCAGGATTGGCGGGTATCTCGACCATCATCCATTCAGCAAGGGCGTTTCGCATTGGTTGGCGCGGCACAATTCGTATAGCTCGCTAGAGGCGGATCAGTTTCTGCTGAACGCGAGCAAGGGCGAGAAATTTAAATTGTCGAAAGCGTTGCTGGCCGAGGATTTTCAGGTGCGTCGCTATCATCAGAAGGGCTTGTTCTACAAGGTTCCGCTGCGTCCGCTTGTCAAATTCTTTGTGTTGTACGGCGTTCGAAGGGGGTTTCTGGACGGGCGGCCTGGATTCGTTTATGCCGTGCTGCAATCCATCTACGAGTACTTCATCGTATTGAAGGTGCAGGAGCGTTTGAAGGCTCCGAAAGCATGAAACGTGCACTTGTCCAGTCCAGTCCAGCCACTGCCGATCGGCGGCCCTCCAGAAAGGTTCTGATCTATGGTCTTAACTATGCGCCCGAACTTACTGGCATCGGAAAGTACAGTGCCGAGATGGCGGAATCTTTGGCCGATGCGGGGTACCAGGTGCGCGTGGTCTGTGCACCGCCCTACTATCCGGAGTGGCGGATTGGCGCCGGTCATTCGGCTTGGCGTTATCGCACTGAAGAACTTGCGGCTGTGCGTATCCAGCGTGCGCCAGTATGGGTGCCTAGTCGTCCCGGTGGGTTGAAGCGCCTTCTGCATCTCGCCAGCTTTGCAATTGCGAGTATGCCGACCGTATTTGCGCAGTTGTTCTGGCGCCCCGACATTGTGATCGCGGTTGCACCGAGCTTGATGAACATCCCGGCTGCGTTGATGTTCGGCAAGTTGGCGAGAGCGCGCACGTGGCTGCACATTCAGGACTATGAAGTCGACGCCGCTTTCGAACTCGGGCTGCTGAAGGGTAAGCGCTTGAGAAAGCTTGCTCTAGGTGTGGAAAGTTGGCTGATGCGGCGCTTCGATGTGGTGTCGACCATTTCCGCAAAAATGATCGAGCACGGGCGCAGGAAAGGCGTGGCTACGCCGCGATTGTTTGCGCTGCCCAATTGGGTTGATGTGAACATCATCTTTCCGTTGGAGCGTCCCAGTTCGTATCGCGCAGCGTTGAATATTCCCAAGGAATCGATCGTTGTTCTGTATTCGGGGAATATGGGCGCAAAGCAGGGTATCGAAGTGCTGGCTCAGGCAGCGGCGGCGCTTGCATATCGACTGGACATCCATTTCGTGCTTTGCGGGGATGGACCATGCAAGGCCAGTCTGGTTGAGCAATGCGCGCATCTGGCTAACTGCACGTTTCTTTCGCTACAGCCTTTGGAAAAACTGAATGATTTGCTCAATGTGGCGGATATTCACGTTCTGCCGCAGCGCGCGGATGCGGCTGATCTGGT harbors:
- a CDS encoding GDP-L-fucose synthase family protein yields the protein MDKSARIFVAGHRGMAGSALLRNLASRGYGNVVTRNRADLDLTDQAGVEQFFREEAIDVVILAAAKVGGILANDTYPADFLYLNLIIQANVIHSAFRAGVQRLLFLGSSCIYPREAGQPIKEEYLLDGPLERTNEPYAIAKIAGIKLCEAFNRQFGTRYISLMPTNLYGPNDNYDLKTSHVLPALLRKAHEAKVNGASNLAVWGTGRARREFLHVDDMADAAVFMLERGIEGGWYNVGCGTDVTIEELARAAMHAVGFDGGIEFDISKPDGTPQKLLDVSKLAELGWCAKIGLQEGLAATYEDFLLCHETQVLERA
- a CDS encoding oligosaccharide flippase family protein, whose translation is MKLMRFDESSVTWVFAQQGVSRLLVAFKFFLLARLLGPHSIGLIAACLMALSIAESLTEMGMSHALIQRRELLDQRGLDALWTATALRGFFLSVVLFASSGLIGRLMNIPEGTTVLQMVALVPFARCIASVRVVIAQRDRRFRTVALLTSSFVMADFVMSAVAALAYREVVWVLAALPLSEFLKAIASHIVFKSRPRLNFDAKPLGEVMEFGRWVWASSLLTIIVNQLDRIITVKTFGVQVLGLYQTASRLAQFGVADFGIAMSQYLFPNFSELARQDKSRAAHYALALFSQLGTIALVVATFLCVAARDIIHLTLGGQWSGAVPFFRIFVYLMAAGVLVGLLTSYLRGTGRPSRVTRGTLVQLVCLLVSSAILVPWLGAIGVAFAATISVFACTALMLWDVLADDRDQIRELLPLVTEGMPVAVLIVVLDRVLATLPYHAVGLALVCAIALVLPFQRLRAGILLSV
- a CDS encoding glycosyltransferase, with protein sequence MRIMHVVLTPRHSGAEMLAATLAEVHTAAKVGATGVIGINPCEEPFEQVWSKLEAVGVWCAAPERLLGRVGRLRFIRAALRDFCPDVVVAHSVIPAAYARLATKLTASAIPVITVMHAATNDDYAGGLLRLSERILKQDAAAVVTVTETAAYNYRLRCGSPSRLLTIPNGTQLDRFAFDAETRRRLRAEFKVDDNVSVVLQVGRLSSVKNQAASILALKDMLHAGRTAELWLAGLTEDPAYGDMLKRWVEQHHLTDKVRFLGSRADVPALLCAADVYVMPSEREAHSVAMIEALASGVPIVASTLPVFEFAARFSGVVTVDPANHKDYAASITSLLTQARNRHSRDLSAYSIVHVAQRYATLFGEVILRPRLSAGPARPGRV
- a CDS encoding glycosyltransferase, with the translated sequence MARLLLVEPEATGHRMVLYVRLIAQEALRRGWKVTLTTTESALAHSATQAVMSASASGLGVIKMPEIPRENRYGKLKLLRGQHAYLRAFEQAYQTYSKTNAVDFVYVPYFNYIDKIVGLRGSPFGATPFGGMILAAKFHHHACGIAGSRDKMDVVNRMLFRRLLSVRAMAVATTIDEPLQKYVAQNMPALAPRLRYVPDVSFIGKPAQRQAARQALGLEDDHFVIASYGSLSPRKGLARLLSMFSAVDIPAHFRLVLAGAQDAEAARLIQTFKSEIGARWSQVVELNRFCTEQEEGWAFAAADAMWLCYENFSGMSGVLIQSAQAGVPVITSNYGLIEHNRQKHSLGLRWDDFLLAPPPAPRFDWAKLEAMVHSIKGSSSLGQFALQHSPKNFGCNVMDAIEHVHQVRDTHDYR
- a CDS encoding glycosyltransferase; this encodes MTIVNLTRVKHGTRGGSSPAMLQSGESGGSNKRPRVAIVYHFFPHYRKGILDAIGRDDFNLTFFGDPVVCYQGIPSLRFDANTDFRPAAVKVVNNISFQWAAVRAALSREFDVLVLLANPNFLTTWLAAAIGRMTGKRVLFWGHGFLSADRSLKNHIRRVFFSLGHAQYLYGYRAKCIAENFGFRSRNLYVGFNSLDYQSQLRTRRALLERPEKGRQPSEIRILGVSRLTDKCEYDVLMRAVSLALETSELQFKLTLIGGGPAESGLRALAAQLKLDIDFVGELYDEEAVAAYIFYADVVVSPGKVGLTAMHALMFGTPVISHSDMDRQMPEAEAVAPGFSGMLFQHGDVAELSQCLISIPNVFCDRRQTRKNCFRVVDEIYNPHRQCEVLSDAIRGKAAGPGNDMQVLYGDGYEGRS
- a CDS encoding acyltransferase codes for the protein MKADLRAAMRSARRLFWRKMLRLNDVHSTVLFGGYGDISRDFHAGEYVYVGPGCRINPGVRVGSYSMLGPNVQIVGNDHIFDLPGVPIIFSGRPPFRPTHIGKDVWIGAGATILCGITIGDGAVVASGAVVTRDIEPFTVVGGVPARLIKRRFAISRDESIHKKMLEAPVAGGSYCAPVAVQQEA
- a CDS encoding LbetaH domain-containing protein, yielding MILQRVDSKVAPSFSLKNRLARVLWGVAYVLLFLPTPRPCHAWRRVVLRAFGAQVGTGAHIYPRVRIWAPWNLSVGALAGVANGVTLYSMERIVLGERCVISQGAHLCTGSHDFNDPMFQLTAEPISIGRDAWICAEAFVCPGVAVADGVVVGARSVVTRSLRESWTVYAGMPAKKIATRTRSGEMQ
- a CDS encoding glycosyltransferase family 2 protein, encoding MSGVSVLILTKNEEKDLPGCLESVIEWCDDIHVYDSHSTDRTVELAKLLGAQITSREFDNWASHQNWGLANIKFKHDWVLYVDADERVTEDLARAVRELVSSATDCVAFEVQRRDFFSERWLKHVQVSPYYVRLFKPAYIRYERMVNPVTVVNGKTGRIGGYLDHHPFSKGVSHWLARHNSYSSLEADQFLLNASKGEKFKLSKALLAEDFQVRRYHQKGLFYKVPLRPLVKFFVLYGVRRGFLDGRPGFVYAVLQSIYEYFIVLKVQERLKAPKA
- a CDS encoding glycosyltransferase WbuB, with the translated sequence MKRALVQSSPATADRRPSRKVLIYGLNYAPELTGIGKYSAEMAESLADAGYQVRVVCAPPYYPEWRIGAGHSAWRYRTEELAAVRIQRAPVWVPSRPGGLKRLLHLASFAIASMPTVFAQLFWRPDIVIAVAPSLMNIPAALMFGKLARARTWLHIQDYEVDAAFELGLLKGKRLRKLALGVESWLMRRFDVVSTISAKMIEHGRRKGVATPRLFALPNWVDVNIIFPLERPSSYRAALNIPKESIVVLYSGNMGAKQGIEVLAQAAAALAYRLDIHFVLCGDGPCKASLVEQCAHLANCTFLSLQPLEKLNDLLNVADIHVLPQRADAADLVMPSKLTGMLASGRAIIAMARAGTELFDVVSARGVTVPPEDVEALVVAIEKLADDEGMRRRLGAAARFYAETELSRRAVIERLDGRFQVLCDRVREGSVFT